The genomic segment GCCAGTGGGCAGCTCGATCCGCGCCTCGTCGAAATGGTCCACGCGGACCTGATGGACTACCGGAATGTGGAAGCGCAACTCGCCGGGTTTGATGCGTGCTTCTTCTGCCTGGGCGTTTCGTCGGCGGGGATGAGCGAGGCGGACTACGCGCGCCTCACTTATGACCTCACGCTGGCCGCCGCGCAAACGCTCTCCCGCCTCAACCCGCAGATGACCTTCGTCTATGTCTCCGGTGCGGGCACCGACAGCACCGAGCACGGCCGCAGCATGTGGGCGCGAGTGAAAGGCCGCACGGAGAACGCGCTGCAACGGCTGCCGTTCAAAGCCGTGTATCTGTTCCGTCCCGGCGTGATCCAGCCGTTGAACGGCGCACGGTCGAAAACCCGCTCGTACCGGTTGTTCTACACGCTGACCAAACCGTTCCTGTCGACGTTGCGCGCGATGTTCCCCAACCACATTCTGAGTACGGAAGACATCGGCCAGGCGATGCTGGCGGTCGCGCGTCACGGCGCCAGCAAAGCGGTGCTCGAAACCGCCGACATCCGCGCGCTGAGTCGTGAGTCATCCTCTGCGCCTGTGGGGCTGCACGCGGGTTAGGGCTCAGACGCACCGAGCGCACCGAGCGTCACAACCGTCGGGCAAAGGCCGCAAAACCGGGTCTGTTCGATCAATCGACGCGTGGGCGCGTCTGTTACGCTAACGTTTCACTTGCCGTGCCTTCGCTGCGCGGCCCACTTTTTCACGCGCGAAAGTCCGCGCATGCCAGATCGAATAGTCCATGGTGACGCGTCGACCGAACATCGTGATTGCGATCAGTATCGTGCTAGCGGGCGCGATCCTCGCCATTGCCGTGTGGGTGCTGGCGCAGATGCGCGACGACGCATTGCGCCGCGCTCAGGACTCCGTCTTCAATGTGTCGCTGCTGATCGAGAAGGACGTCTCGCGCAATCTCGAGATCTTCGATCTGTCGTTGCGTGCGGTCATGGAAGGTCTGAAGCAGCCGGGCCTGATGGAACTGAAGCCGGAAATCCGTCAGATGGTGCTGTTCGACGGCTCGGCCGGCGCGCGGGACTTGGGGTCGCTCTTCGTGTTCGACGAGAACGGTAACGTTGTCTTCGACTCGCAAGCCTCGCCGCCGCGCAAATTCAATGTCGCCGATCGCGATTACTTCAAGGTGCAGCGCGATTCACCGAACGTGGGCCTGTATATCAGCCATCCATTCATGCCGAAGGCGCGCAACAGGGAAATCAGCATCGCGTTGAGCCGGCGCATCTCGCGGCCGGACGGCAGCTTTGGCGGCGTGGTGGTCGGCACGATACGGCTGGCGTATTTTCATCATCTGTTCGACGGCATGAACCTCGGTCCCGGCGGATCGATGGCGTTGATGCTGCGCGACGGCACGATGCTGATGCGGCGTCCTTACGATCCGAAAGTTGTCGGCATCAGTCTGGCCGGCACCGCGAACTATTCGCGCTTCGTCAATCAGCCGAGCGGGGACTTCTTCGGCACGGCGTCGATTGACGGCGTGGAGCGCTGGTACGCATTCCGCCATATCGACATGTATCCACTGATTCTCGATGTCGCGTTATCCACGCACGATATCTACGCCCAGTGGAGGCACCGCGCGTGGATCATCGGCTCGCTGATCGCCGCGCTCGACGCGACGATCATCGCGCTCGCGTTTCTGTTTTCGCAGCAGTTGCACCGCCGCCGCGCAGCCGAAGACGAACTGCGCGAACTGGCGCGCACCGACGGGCTGACCGGCCTGAATAATCGCCGCACGTTCGAAGAGCATCTCGACGCGGAATGGCGGCGCGCGCAGCGCAGCGGGTGGCCGCTGTCGATGCTGCTGATCGACGTCGACAGTTTCAAGGGTTTCAACGATCTGTACGGCCACTCGGCAGGCGACGAAGCGTTGATCACGGTGGCGCGCAGCATTGCGCAGAGCGTGCGGCGTCCGGGCGATACCGCGGCGCGCTACGGTGGCGAAGAGTTCGCCGTGTTGTTGCCGGATACGGACGAAGCCGGGGCGGCGTGCATCGCCGAGCGGATTCGCGCTGTCGTGCAGGCGCGCGAGCTGCGTCATGTGGCGAGTTCGCATCACGTGCTGACGGTGAGCATTGGCGTGGCGACCGCGCAGGGTCAGGTAATCGCGACGAGCCGTGAGCTGGTCAATGCTGCTGACCGCGCTCTGTACGACGCCAAGGATGCGGGCCGTAATCGCGTGGTGCGTTATGGCCAGGCGGAAAATGCGTCGAATGCGGATGCCGGTCATTCGCCGGATACGCAACCTGATTCCGCGCCGGAAACGGCAATGCGAAGCGACACCTGAAGCGACCTGAAGCGATCGATTGACTTCGCCATTCCGTTCGCGGCGCGCGCGAGCGGAGCGTCCAGCGAAAGGGCAAAAAAATGTCCACGTTGGGGAAACTGAGCGAAAGTCGGAGAGGTTCAACAAGATTGCAAACAACGTCGCCTACGCTTTTTATCGCGTGATGCAGCGGCGAGTCTAAGGTGCCTTCCGGCGCCGTAAATATCAGACAGATTCGAGTCGACGCGCACCTCACGCGATCCACGTCGATGCCCGGCATTCGCGCTCGACGCCTTACATCATCCTGTCCTCGTTATTCCCGCCATAGGTCGCTTCAGGTCCGCTGATCGCGGCCGTAAAGGAGTGGGGCGCGTAGCCACGTATCCGATAAATCGCGAAATGTTCGCGGTTGCGTGGCGGCCCGAGCGACCCGCCGTCGCGATTTGAAGGATGCCGAGATGAAGTGGTTCGACCGCATGACTGTATTCAGGAAACTGCTGCTGGCGTTCGCCGTGGTGATCGGCTTTTGCGTGGTGATCGGCGGGATGTCGCTGAGCAAGCTGTCGTCGATGCACGCGATTACCGACGCCATCTGCGACAAGCACATGGACGGTCTCTACTGGATGGAAGAGGCGAACCGCCACAAGATCGATTCGGATCTCGCCGCCGCGAATCTAGGCTATGCCACCGATGACGCCGGTCGTCAGAAGTTGAAGGACGGCATCGTCGGATCGTTGAAGGACATGCACGCCGCTTACGACTCGTATCGCGCGTCAATCGCGACCGCCAAAGGCCGGGCGATGTTCGACGACGTGATGAGCAAATCGGCCGTATGGGAGAGCATCGTGCATCAGCAGATCGGGCTGGAGCCGATTCCCGCCGGTGTCGATAACGCCGAACTGGTGCGCCGCGCGATTGCGTCGAGCGAGGCATTGCGCGACCGCATTACCGCGTTGATCGACTATCGCCGTCAGCAAGCCAACGACGCGCAGCAGGAAGCGACCGCCGATTATCAGCACATGGTGATCGTGATGAGCGTGCTGGTGCTCGCCGCAATTGTCGCGGGCACGTTGCTCGCGGCGGTGATCGCGCGGCGTCTCGCGCGGCAACTCGGCGGCGAGCCGGGTTACGCGATGCACATCGCTAACCGTATCGCGGACGGCGATCTGAGCGTGCGCGTCGACACTCGCGCGGGCGACTCCGACAGCATGCTGTTCGCGCTCTCCAACATGCGCGAGCGGCTGGCCGGGATCGTGTCGGGCATCAGCGAATCGAGCGAATCGATCCTGCTGGCGTCGGGCGAGATCGCGCAGGGCAACACCGATCTGTCGCAACGCACCGAGGAACAGGCCGCCGCGTTGCAGCAGACCGCGTCGAGCATGCAGGAACTGACGTCGACGGTGAAGATGAACGCCGAGAACGCGCAGCAGGCGGGCGGCGTTGCGCACGGCGCGTCGGAAGTGGCGGTGCGCGGCAGCGGCCTGGTCGGCGACGTGGTCGACACCATGCGCGAACTGGCGGCGGGCTCGAAGCGGATGACGGACATCATCGCGGTGATCGAAGGGATCGCGTTTCAGACCAACATTCTCGCGTTGAACGCGGCGGTCGAGGCGGCGCGCGCGGGCGAGCAGGGGCGCGGCTTTGCGGTGGTCGCGGGCGAAGTGCGTTCGCTCGCTCAGCGCAGCGCGGTGTCGGCGAAGGAAATCAAGGAACTGATCGAAAGTTCGACTGCACGCGTGGGCAGCGGCGCCGAACTCGCCGAGCGGGCCGGTCAGACAATGGCCGAAGTCACACATGCAGTGAAGCGCGTGACCGACATCATGGGCGAGATTTCGTCGGCGTCGCACGAACAGAGCACCGGCATCGAGGAGGTGAACCGCGCGGTCGCGCAGATGGACGACGTGACCCAGCAGAACGCGGCGCTGGTCGAGCAGGCGGCGGCTGCGGCGGCGTCGATGGCGGATCAGGCGAGACAGTTGCAGGCGGCGGTGACGGTGTTTTCGCTGGAGCCGAAGCGCGGGTGAAAGTCGTCAGTGCGTGGGGGCGGCGCCCCCTCGTTTTGCCGCGCTTGCCACGTCCCATGGCACTCCGTACACTCGCGCCTAATTCCTGAGCAGCGGTTTTTTCGCCGCCGTTCAGCACAAAACACGCCGAATAGAGGAGAACCCCCGCCATGGCCGATTCGTACTTCCCACGCTGGCGCCGCCAGCCTGCCGCTGCCGAGGGCAGTATCGTCGGCACCGACGAACGCCTTGCCTGGCCGCAAATGTTCGCCATGGGCATCCAGCACGTCGTCGCGATGTTCGGTTCGACCGTGCTCGCGCCGTTGCTGATGGGCTTCGATCCGAACCTGTGTATTTTCATGTCCGGTATCGGCACGCTGCTGTTCTTCGTGCTGGTCGGCGGACGGGTGCCGAGCTATCTCGGTTCGAGCTTCGCGTTCATCGGTCTGGTGATCGCGGTGACGGGCTACGGCGGGCACGGTCCGAATCTGAACATTCCGGTGGCGCTGGGCGGGATCATCGCGTGCGGCGTCGTGTACGCGATCATCGGGCTGATCGTGTCGGCGGTCGGTACGCGCTGGATCGAAACGCTGATGCCGCCGGTCGTCACCGGCGCGATCGTCTGCGTGATCGGCCTGAATCTCGCGCCGATCGCGGTGCATGGCGTGAGCGGCAGCAACTTCGATTCGTGGATGGCGCTGGTCACCGTGCTGTGCGTGAGCGCGGTCGCGGTGTTCGCGCGCGGCATGATGCAGCGTCTGCTCATCCTGATCGGCCTGCTGATGGCGTATGTGATTTACGCGATCGTCACGAACGGACTTGGCATGGGCAAACCGATCGATTTCGCGATCGTCGCCAACGCTGCGTGGTTCGGCTTGCCGCACTTTACGTCACCGGTGTTCGACCCGAAGGCGATGGCGTTGCTCGCGCCGATCGCGGTCATCCTCGTCGCGGAAAATCTCGGCCACATCAAGGCGGTCAGCGCGATGACCGGCCAGAACCTGGACCGCTACGTCGGCCGCGCGTTTCTCGGCGACGGCCTCGCGACCATCGTTTCCGGCTTTGCGGGCGGCACGGGCGTGACGACGTACGCGGAAAATATCGGCGTGATGGCCGTGACCAAGATCTACTCGACGCTGGTGTTCGTGATTGCCGCCGTGATCGCACTGGTGCTCGGCTTCTCGCCGAAATTCGGCGCGGTGATCCAGACGATTCCGGGTCCGGTGCTGGGCGGTGTGTCGATTGTGGTGTTCGGCCTGATCGCGGTGACGGGCGCGCGTATCTGGGTCGTCAACAAAGTCGACTTCTCGGACAACCGCAATCTGATCGTCGCCGCCGTGACGCTGGTGCTGGGCGCAGGGGACTTTTCGCTGAAGCTCGGCGGCTTTGGTCTGGGCGGGATCGGCACCGCGACGTTTGGCGCGATCATCCTCTACGCGCTGTTGAGAAAACGCTCGGCGCAAGGGCCGGTGGCCTGATTTTTTGCCCTCGCAATAAGCGGGGGCAGTGGGTGGCGGCTAGTGGTTCCTTTCCCGTTGCCGGGGCCAGGGAAACGGAAGCCGCCACCCGTACCGCAAAAAGCGTTACTTCCTCCGCGCCGTCAGCGCCGTCTCCGACAAATCCACTTCGCGCATCAGCTTGTTCAACGTCTCATCGTTGATGTCCTGGCTATTGCGCAGCGCCAGCAACGCCTTGCGCTCGGCACGCATCGCCGCCAGCTTCATCCTGAACTCGAGCGCGTCGGCGCGGCGTGCCATTTCCCTCGGCTCTTTTTCTTCGTCGAGCGTGGCGAGGCGCCGCCGGTAGAGGTCCATCACGCGCGCGGTGACATCCGCCGCATACGCCGACTCCGATTCATCCAGATTCGCGCATTCGGTATCGTGCACTTCGTCGACTGCGCGAATCGCGGCTTGCGCGGCGGCCGTGCGCGCGAGCGCTTCCTCGGCGGCGTGCGGATCCTTGCCCCGCCGCCAGCCGTTCAACAACACCGGCAACGCGCCGACCGCCACCAGCAGCGACAGCAGAATCACGCCCGATGCGATGAAAATCGCCAGATCGCGACCAGGTAGCGGCGTGCCGTTCGGCAGCAGCTCCGGCAGCGACAGCACGCCCGCAAGCGTCACCGCGCCGCGCACCCCGGCTACCGTCGTGACCGACACCATCCTCAAGCCGGGGACCGCGTTCGACACCCCTTGTTTCGCCGCGCCACGGCTCGCGAAATAGCGCAGCAGCCAGACCCACACGAAGCGCATCGCGTAGAGCGCGAGCGCCACCGCCGCGATGTAGCCGATCAGCAGACCGACTTGCGCGTTACTGGTTTCGTGCGCGTCGAGCAGCGCGCGGCCCAGAATGTGCGGAAACTGCAGCCCCAGCAGAATGAACACCATCCCGTTGAAGACGAACTCGATCATCGTCCACGTGCTGCTTGCACGAACTCGCGACGACACCGGGCCTTCGGTCACGACGCTCGTGTAGTTCATCGTCATGCCCGCAGCCACGGCGGACAGAATGCCCGACAGCCCGAGGCGTTCCGCGATCAGATACGCGGCGAACGGAATCAGCAGCGTCATTACGACGCCGGGTGCGGGATCGCCCTCTTCGGTGAGACTGAAAAAATGCGCCGACACGAAGCTGAACAGCCAGCTCACCGCCGCGCCCACGGCCAGCCCGCCCACCGCGATGACCACGAAACTGATCGACGCGTCGCGCAGCGAAAACACGCCGGTCATCGCAGCGGCGATGGCGAACTTCAGCGCGACGAGACCCGACGCGTCGTTCATCAACGCTTCGCCTTCGAGGATGTGCATCAGCCGCCCAGGAATGCGGTCCTTGCCGACGATGCCCGACAGCGCCACGGCATCGGTCGGCGACAACACCGCCGCGAGCGCGAATGCGACCGGCAGCGAAATGGCCGGCACCAGTGCATGCACGAAGTAGCCGACCACCAGCACCGTCATGAACACCAAGCCGAGCGCGAGCATCAGGATCGCGCGGCGGGCCATGAAGAATTCGCGCTTGGGAATGCGCCAGCCATCCGCGAACAGCAATGGCGGAATGAACAGCAACATGAAGATTTCAGGATTGAAGCTGACGTGCAGGTCGAGCCTCGGCCACGCGAGCAATGCGCCGATGGCGATTTGCACGAGAGGCAGCGGCAGCTTGAACGGCAACGAGCGCGTCAGGACGCCGGAGCCCGCGACGGCGAGCAGAAGAATCAATACGGTGAAGACTATTTCCATCGGTCTATTTCTACGGATATAACGAATGTTTCCTCGGAGATTTTCGACGATGCCGCCGCGTAGCGTTCACGAGGGGCAAGGCCGCAGTTTAGCCCGAGCACGAGAAAGGCTATTGTCAGCCGCGCATTGCGCGCTCGAGGTTGGCGGCGAAGGCCGGCAGCAAAGCGCTTCAGAACGCGTCAAATCGGGCAACTGAAAGCCCGCGCACCGCAACGGTGCGCGCTACGCCCACGCTCGGCGCACGAACCTTTCCGCCGGTGCAATCTTCGGTCGAAACTGATTTGGAATGTGCGTCAGCGTGCGCATGGAGCTTGCTTAAGCAGTAACGATGACGCACATTTGAGAAACGGTGCCGAGGTTGTTCGCCTCCGCGTTCGGACCGGGCCGGCTCTTGCGTGAGAGGACTGCATGACGATTGCGCAACAGGATAGAACGGCCAGCGTGCCGCATGGTTTCGATGTCGAAGTGACGTCGGGGCTTCAACGTTTTTCAGCGCAGCATGGCGAGCTGACGCTATCGAGCGTGTTTCAGCCGATTTTCAGCCTGTCGCATATGCGGGCGGTCGGCTACGAAGGTTTGCTGCGCGCGCACGACTCGCTCGACCGCCCCGTGTCTCCGCTCGACGTGTTCGGCGAGGCCGCGCGTGTCGGCGACGTGCTGCAGGTGGACCGGCTTGCGCAGACACTGCATCTGGAAAACTTCAAGGTGCTCGGTGCCGAGCGTGAGTGGCTGTTTCTGAACGTGCATCCGGGCGCGCTCACCGATCCGTATCTGTCCGCCGCGTTGCTGGCGACGCTGCGGCGGCTCGATTTGCCGCCGCGCCGGATCGTGCTCGAAGTGCTGGAACAACGTGCCGAAGACCTGGAGCGTCTCGCCGATGCGGTGCGTCAGTTCCGCGAGCGCGGCTTCCTGATCGCGCTCGACGATTTCGGCGCGGGGCATTCGAACGTCGAGCGGATCTGGCAACTGAATCCCGACATCGTCAAACTCGACCGGGTGATGCTGTCGCACGCCGCGCATCGTGCGGATATGGCGACGATCCTGCCGGGCCTCGTTGCGTTGCTGCACGAGGCGGGCAAGCTGGTGTTGATCGAAGGCGTGGAAACGGAGCACGAAGCGCAGATGGCGCTCGCCTGCAACGCCGACTTCGTGCAGGGCTTTTTCTTCGGCAGACCGAACCCCGGTGCCGCCGATGCCGTGCACGCGACTGCCTGCATCAGCGAACTCACCGAGCGTTATCGCGATCTGGCCGAAGCGCGCGAGCGCCGCAGCGCGAGTCGTCTGGCGCCGTATTTGCGGGCCTTCGAGCGCGCGGCCGAGCGGCTTGCCGCAGGTGAGCCGCTCGAAGAGGTGTGCTGGAATTTTCTCGCGCTCGATCACGCGGCGCGCTGTTTTCTGCTCGATGCGAAGGGCAAGCAGGCGGGCCGCAACGTCGTGTTGCGAGCCGACCGGGCCGCGCACGAAACGCGCTTTTTGCCGCTCGCCGATGCACAAGGCGCGAACTGGCTGCGTCGGCCGTATTTCCGCGATGCGATCAATGCGCCGGAACGTGTGCATGTGACGCGGCCTTATCTGTCGATCAACGAGGCGTTGCCGTGTGTGACGTTGTCGGTGGCGACGCGGGTCGGCGATCAGACTTGCGTGCTGTGCGGCGACATCGACTGGATGGATGAAGAGCGGTTCTGAGATGATGTCGTTTTTAACGACCGTCTGCCGCGCTCATGTCCATCCTGCTCGAAGTCATTGCCACGACCGTTGCCGATGCGCGTCTCGCCGCGCAAGCCGGCGCTGACCGGATCGAACTTGTCACCGCGATGGGCGAGGGCGGTCTGACGCCGAGCGTCGGCCTGATCGAAGCGGTGGTCGCGGCCGTCGAGATACCGGTGAATGTGATCGTGCGGCCGCATAGCCGCTCGTTCACTTACGACTCCGACGACTACGCCGTCATGCTGCGCGACGTTCGGGCCGTGAGAGCGGCGGGTGCGAACGGTATCGTGATCGGCATGTTGAATGGCGATGGCGAGATTGACCGGGATGGACTCGAACGTGCGATCGATGCCGCCGACGGACTCGCCATCACCTTCCATCGTGCATTCGATGAAACGCGTGATCTTCAAAAAGCGCTGGACGTGTTGCTTGGTTTCGATGCGGTGACGAATGTGCTGACGTCGGGCGGGCAAGCTTCGGTGCTGAACGCCGAGGACACGATTCGCGAATTGGTGCAGCAGGCTCGCGGGTCGCATTGCACGGTGCTCGCGGGTGCGGGTTTGACGGTCGATGCAATCGAGGGCTTCGTGACGCGAACGAAAGTCGACGCGGTGCATTTCGGTTCGGGTGTTCGCGTGGGAGGGAGCGGGCTTGCGGCGGTGGATATTGCGAAAGTCGCACAGGTGCGGACGTTTTTGAATAACGCAATCGAATAGCTAACTTGCCGTGCAACGTGCAACGCGTAACTAAAAAGCCGCTTCGAATAAATTCGAAGCGGCTTTTTTTCACAGCTGGCAATGCACGTCACCCGCAAGTCACTTACTTCGCTACAACCACCGGAATCCCCCGCAACTGCCCAGCGCCCTTCATCTCCTCCAGCGACTTCCTGACGGACTCGCCCGTCGCTGCGTCGATCAGCAAGCGTGCCGCCAGTTCACGCTCGCCGCGCTTCACACCCGCCAGATTCGCCAGCTTCACATGACCGTAACCGCGTACACGCGCATGCAGATCGGCAAGCTTCGCCACGTCTTCCAGGTTATTCGCGTCGAGCTTCGCGAGCGCACGCTGCAGCGTGGTTTCGTAATCGCCGGCGAGTTCGCGCTCCATCTTGCGCTCCAGTGTGCGGCCAAACGGATCGAGCACCGTGCCGCGCAGACCGCGCCATTTCGCCAGCATGCCGAGCACCGGCCACATCCATTTACCGAAGGTTTTCTTGACCGGATTGACGCCGGGTTGCGCGCGGCTCAGCGTAGGCGGCGCGAGGTTGAACTTGATGCCGAAGTCCTTGCCCGCGACGCCTTCGAATTGCGCTTCGAGTGCTTCACGGAAGGCCGCATCCGTATGCAGACGCGCGACTTCGTATTCGTCCTTCACCGCAAGCAGCCGATAAAACGTCGTAGCCACCGCGCGCGCCACGCGTTCGCTTTGAGCATCGACTGAATGTTCAGCGCGGCGCGCCGCATCGACCAGCGCGCGATAACGCTTCACATACGCAGCGCCGCCGTAAATTTGCAGACGCCCTTCGCGATGCGCGATCAGTTCATCGAGCGTATCGACGCGAATGCCGGGCTTGGCAAGATGCCGCGCCTGCCACAGCGATTCGAGCGCAGCCGGATCGTGCGCCGCCATCCGGCCGATCGAAAACGCCAGTTGGTTCATCGTCACCGCGACGTTGTTCAATTCGATCGCGCGCATCATCGCCGCGAACGAAACCGGGACGAGGCCGAGTTGCCACGCGTAGCCGAGCATCAGAATATTCGCGCCGATCGTATCGCCGAGAAAACGGGTGGCGAGTGCCTGAGCGTCGCAAGTGGACATGCGCTCCGGTCCCGCCGCGTGGCGCATCTTGTCGATTAGCGCGCCGGCGTGCAGCGTCGCGTCCGGGTTCGTCACGAAGGTCGCGTTCGGAATCGCGTGCGTGTTGACGACGATTCGGGTGCGGCCGTGACGCACCGTTTGCAACGCATCGGCGCTGGCGCCGACCACCATGTCACAGGCGAGCAGCACGTCGGCCTGTTGCGTGTCGATACGCACCTGGTTCAGCCATTCGTCGCGCGCGGCGAAGCGCACGAACGACAACACCGAGCCGCCTTTTTGAGCAAAGCCCATGAAGTCGAGCACCGACGCGCTCTTGCCTTCCAGATGCGCAGCCATGCTGATCAACGCGCCGACTGTCACCACGCCCGTGCCGCCGACGCCCGTCACCAGGATGTCGTACGGTGCGGCGTCCAGATGCGTCGCGGGAATCGGCAATGCTTCGACGTGGGCGGCGAGCGCTTGCGGATCGAATGCGACGCCTGCGGCTTTTTTCAGCTTGCCGCCTTCGACGGTGACGAAGCTCGGGCAGAAGCCGTTCACGCACGAGTAGTCTTTGTTGCACGACGACTGATCGATCCTGCGCTTGCGACCCAATGCCGTTTCAACCGGTTCCACCGACAGACAATTCGACTGCACGCCGCAATCGCCGCATCCTTCGCATACCTCTTCATTGATAAAGAGACGTTTGTCGGGATCGGGAAACTCGCCTTTTTTCCGGCGACGACGTTTTTCCGCCGCGCACGTCTGGTCGTAAATCAGCACGGTGACGCCGTCGGTGTCGCGCAATTCGCGCTGCACGGCATCCATTTCGCTGCGGTGATGGAACGTGGTGCCCTTCGGAAACTGATCGTGATGGCCGTCGTATTTTTCCGGTTCATCGCTGACCACGACGAAGCGCGATACGCCTTCCGCTTCCACCTGACGCGCGATCTGCGGCACCGAGATGCTGCCGTCCACCGGCTGGCCGCCGGTCATCGCGACTGCATCGTTATAGAGAATCTTGTAGGTGATGGTCGCTTTCGCGGCGACCGCCTGGCGGATCGCGAGAATGCCCGAGTGAAAGTAGGTGCCGTCGCCGAGATTCTGGAATACGTGACGCGTTTTCGTGAACATCGAATGCGATGCCCAGTCCACGCCTTCGCCGCCCATCTGAATCAGGCCGGTGGTGTCGCGCTCCATCCACGAGGCCATGAAGTGGCAGCCGATGCCTGCCTGCGCGATCGAACCGTCGGGTACTTTCGTCGACGTATTGTGCGGACACCCCGAGCAGAAATACGGCGTACGTTTCACGCTATCCGCTTCGTTCGACAGAATTTGCGGTGCGACCAGATCGACCACGCGCTCGCGCCGGTCGAGTGCGGGTTTGTGCCTGGCGAGCCACGTCGCGAACACCGGCAGAATGCGCGACGGCCGCAATTCGCCGAGCGACGACAGCAGCATCGTGCCGTCCTCTGCATTCTTGCCGACGATAACCGGACGCGTGCCTTGCGTGCGGTTGTACAGATAGTCCTTGATCTGCTGCTCGATGACCGGACCTTTTTCCTCGATCACCAGCACTTCGGACAAGCCGGAAACGAACGCATCGATCCGAGTCATTTCGAGCGGAAACGACAGGCCGACTTTATAGATGCGCACACCGGCGGCATCCAGATCGGCGACGGTCAGATCGAGCCGGCGCAGCGTCTCCATCAGATCCAGATGCGCCTTGCCGCACGTGACGATCCCCACGTTCGCATGCGGACTCGGCGCGATCCATTTGTCGATGCTGTTCACGCGCGCAAAGTGCCGTACGGCGTCGAGCTTCGCGTGCATCCGCGATTCGATGGTGAGACTCGGCAGATCGGGCCAGCGGTTGTGCAAGCCACCGGCTGGCGCGGCGAAATCGTGCGGCGCGGCCCATTCGGTTTGCAGCGCGTCGAGATCGACGGTCGAGCCTGATTCGACCGTTTCGGAAATTGCCTTGTAGCCGACCCACGCGCCCGAGAAACGCGACAACTCCCAGCCATACAGGCCGAATTCGAGCATGTCCGCGATATTCGACGGATTCACCACCGGCATGTGCCACGCCATCATCGCGAAGTCGCTTTGATGCGGCATCGACGACGACACACAGCCATGGTCGTCGCCCGCCACGACCAGCACGCCCCCATGCGGCGACGAGCCGTACGCGTTGCCGTGCTTCAGCGCATCGCCCGCGCGATCCACGCCCGGGCCTTTGCCGTACCACATCGCGAACACGCCTTCGACGGTGCGCTCCGGGTCCGATTCCACCCGCTGCGTACCGAGTACGGCGGTGCCGCCGAGTTCTTCGTTGATCGCGGGCAGGAAGCGGATTTCACTCGCGGTGAGCAGTTTCTTCGCTTTCCACAACTGCTGATCGACCATGCCGAGCGGCGAGCCCCGATAGCCGCTGATAAACCCGGCGGTGTTCATCCCACGCGCCTTGTCGAGCGCGCGCTGCATCAACGCGAGACGTACCAGTGCCTGCGTGCCGGTCAGGAAGATGCGGCCGCGCGCGGCGGTGAGGTTGTCGGACAGCTTGTAATCGGCCAGTGCGGGCGTGCCGTCGATGGGCAGGCGAGCGGTCATGGGTGAGTCTCCGTTGTTATGGCATCCGCAGCGCTGGTTGGGGACCACGAGGTGACGCTGCGGAAGAGACTCTATTTTTTAGCGCCGATTAGAGTGATTTATTCCTACTTTGATGGACGGCAAGCGAATACGCGCGAAGAGCCGCGCGTTTTAATGAAGTTTTG from the Paraburkholderia fungorum genome contains:
- a CDS encoding Na+/H+ antiporter, with the translated sequence MEIVFTVLILLLAVAGSGVLTRSLPFKLPLPLVQIAIGALLAWPRLDLHVSFNPEIFMLLFIPPLLFADGWRIPKREFFMARRAILMLALGLVFMTVLVVGYFVHALVPAISLPVAFALAAVLSPTDAVALSGIVGKDRIPGRLMHILEGEALMNDASGLVALKFAIAAAMTGVFSLRDASISFVVIAVGGLAVGAAVSWLFSFVSAHFFSLTEEGDPAPGVVMTLLIPFAAYLIAERLGLSGILSAVAAGMTMNYTSVVTEGPVSSRVRASSTWTMIEFVFNGMVFILLGLQFPHILGRALLDAHETSNAQVGLLIGYIAAVALALYAMRFVWVWLLRYFASRGAAKQGVSNAVPGLRMVSVTTVAGVRGAVTLAGVLSLPELLPNGTPLPGRDLAIFIASGVILLSLLVAVGALPVLLNGWRRGKDPHAAEEALARTAAAQAAIRAVDEVHDTECANLDESESAYAADVTARVMDLYRRRLATLDEEKEPREMARRADALEFRMKLAAMRAERKALLALRNSQDINDETLNKLMREVDLSETALTARRK
- a CDS encoding EAL domain-containing protein translates to MTIAQQDRTASVPHGFDVEVTSGLQRFSAQHGELTLSSVFQPIFSLSHMRAVGYEGLLRAHDSLDRPVSPLDVFGEAARVGDVLQVDRLAQTLHLENFKVLGAEREWLFLNVHPGALTDPYLSAALLATLRRLDLPPRRIVLEVLEQRAEDLERLADAVRQFRERGFLIALDDFGAGHSNVERIWQLNPDIVKLDRVMLSHAAHRADMATILPGLVALLHEAGKLVLIEGVETEHEAQMALACNADFVQGFFFGRPNPGAADAVHATACISELTERYRDLAEARERRSASRLAPYLRAFERAAERLAAGEPLEEVCWNFLALDHAARCFLLDAKGKQAGRNVVLRADRAAHETRFLPLADAQGANWLRRPYFRDAINAPERVHVTRPYLSINEALPCVTLSVATRVGDQTCVLCGDIDWMDEERF
- a CDS encoding copper homeostasis protein CutC gives rise to the protein MSILLEVIATTVADARLAAQAGADRIELVTAMGEGGLTPSVGLIEAVVAAVEIPVNVIVRPHSRSFTYDSDDYAVMLRDVRAVRAAGANGIVIGMLNGDGEIDRDGLERAIDAADGLAITFHRAFDETRDLQKALDVLLGFDAVTNVLTSGGQASVLNAEDTIRELVQQARGSHCTVLAGAGLTVDAIEGFVTRTKVDAVHFGSGVRVGGSGLAAVDIAKVAQVRTFLNNAIE